In the genome of Polaribacter atrinae, one region contains:
- a CDS encoding TerB family tellurite resistance protein, producing the protein MGSFTKWIGAGLGFTFGGPIGAAIGFAVGSFVDGFSEKDLTQEQIDYERTRQSKGRSSAADTQSGDFEMSLLVLASIVIKSDGKVDQRELDFVRSQFVGMYGKERANNAFKLFSGIIKKEVSARQVCIQIRQNMSHASRLQLLHFLFGIAKADGNVAESEVEEIRKMAGYLYINQNDFESIKAMFYDSSENAYKILEIEKTATDAEVKSGYRRMVKKYHPDKLQGLGEEHLKGANEKFQSIQAAYEKIKNERGL; encoded by the coding sequence ATGGGAAGTTTTACAAAATGGATAGGAGCAGGATTAGGATTTACTTTTGGGGGTCCAATAGGTGCGGCCATTGGTTTTGCAGTAGGTAGTTTTGTAGATGGTTTTTCAGAAAAAGACTTAACACAAGAACAGATAGATTACGAAAGAACTAGACAATCTAAAGGTAGAAGTAGTGCTGCAGATACACAATCTGGAGATTTTGAAATGAGTTTATTGGTTTTAGCTTCCATCGTTATAAAATCTGACGGAAAAGTAGACCAACGCGAACTAGATTTTGTACGTTCTCAATTTGTAGGGATGTATGGTAAAGAAAGAGCGAATAATGCTTTTAAACTTTTTAGCGGAATTATAAAAAAGGAAGTTTCTGCACGCCAAGTTTGTATACAGATTAGACAAAATATGTCTCATGCATCTCGTTTACAATTGTTACACTTTTTATTCGGTATTGCAAAAGCAGACGGAAATGTAGCAGAGTCAGAAGTAGAAGAAATTAGAAAGATGGCTGGTTATTTGTATATCAACCAAAACGATTTTGAGTCTATAAAAGCCATGTTTTATGATTCTTCAGAAAATGCTTATAAAATTCTAGAAATAGAAAAAACAGCTACAGATGCAGAGGTTAAAAGTGGTTATAGAAGAATGGTAAAAAAATACCATCCAGATAAATTACAAGGTTTAGGAGAAGAGCATTTAAAAGGTGCAAACGAAAAATTTCAGAGCATACAAGCAGCCTATGAAAAAATTAAAAATGAGAGAGGTTTGTAA